In a genomic window of Occallatibacter riparius:
- a CDS encoding RHS repeat-associated core domain-containing protein yields the protein MISAPAGTTYNPVSGRFMTRDPYSGSIYGPASLHRYSYARSNPLDFIDNSGRSVGDGEHS from the coding sequence ATTATCTCCGCGCCCGCTGGTACAACGTACAACCCGGTCAGCGGCCGCTTCATGACCCGCGACCCGTACTCGGGCTCCATCTACGGCCCCGCCAGCCTCCATCGGTACAGCTACGCACGCTCCAACCCGCTCGACTTTATCGACAACTCGGGACGAAGCGTCGGCGACGGGGAGCATTCTTAA
- a CDS encoding tyrosine-type recombinase/integrase, translated as MLLGCGLRRRELSDLEFTHLQQCEEHWAIVDLIGKGGHIRTVPVPDWVKATIDMWVSAAGVSTGRLFRCVCRAGKTWGDMVSERVVWHVVKQYAKAVGLAQVAPHDLKRSCAKLCHACGGELEQIQFLLGHVSVQTTERYLGCKQRIRGAVNDNIGIEPQQGSAR; from the coding sequence GTGTTACTTGGTTGCGGACTGCGGCGCCGCGAACTGTCTGATCTGGAGTTCACGCATTTGCAGCAATGCGAGGAGCATTGGGCCATTGTTGATCTCATCGGCAAAGGCGGCCACATTCGGACAGTTCCTGTACCGGATTGGGTCAAAGCGACCATAGATATGTGGGTCTCAGCGGCCGGGGTTTCGACTGGGCGATTATTCCGATGTGTCTGCCGCGCGGGCAAAACCTGGGGCGATATGGTTTCGGAACGCGTTGTGTGGCACGTCGTAAAGCAGTATGCGAAGGCAGTTGGTCTTGCTCAGGTAGCACCCCACGATCTGAAGCGCTCTTGCGCAAAACTCTGCCATGCGTGCGGCGGCGAATTGGAGCAGATCCAATTCCTACTCGGACATGTTTCCGTCCAAACTACCGAACGATATCTGGGGTGCAAGCAGCGAATCCGCGGAGCTGTTAACGACAACATCGGCATCGAACCGCAGCAAGGATCCGCGAGATAG
- a CDS encoding carboxymuconolactone decarboxylase family protein — protein sequence MKTTRYIASIAALLCLSISPALPESASDAGNIPTVSLSSLQDQARKQITATARIQLAPESAEAFNGIDSLEPAGSGHVPNYLRAMASMPGVPASFAHVMKTLLYGGFVAPEVKLAMGLRMAQLHSSPYVVAHMERYLRTTDRGREVLAALQSGNFDSLQPADRLALEYAEGLTGGVHGVSDSEFAKVRGFYNDSQIVEMTMTVCIFNYLDRFAEALNLPVESWVLDSPATEPEAAASLPTARIGLISDGEMKATSDRLAAMKDPKVPSNGWGIGFANSMRALLRCPELADAWMNFGTTARQSWVISREEQLQVSFAVSLANGCRYCTLHQVLGLHKLGVSMGKLMAMKKDDDALTPREHAAVLFARKLALDPPSITDADYQTLRAAFGEQGALDVLMQICSFAGFNRFTDGLHLPSEDAAVQTYREVYHTAQTSTSSLQ from the coding sequence ATGAAGACGACTCGGTACATTGCATCCATCGCCGCCCTCCTGTGTCTCTCGATTTCTCCGGCGCTTCCTGAGTCGGCCAGCGACGCAGGAAATATTCCAACGGTTTCGCTTTCGAGTCTCCAGGACCAGGCGCGAAAGCAGATCACCGCAACTGCCAGGATCCAACTGGCCCCGGAATCCGCCGAAGCATTCAACGGAATTGACAGCCTCGAACCGGCAGGCAGCGGTCACGTGCCGAACTATCTCCGCGCTATGGCTTCCATGCCCGGCGTTCCCGCTTCGTTCGCACACGTGATGAAGACGCTGCTCTATGGCGGATTTGTCGCACCCGAAGTTAAATTAGCGATGGGCCTGCGCATGGCGCAGTTGCACAGCAGTCCCTATGTGGTCGCGCACATGGAGCGCTACCTCCGCACCACTGACCGAGGCCGCGAGGTTCTCGCGGCGCTCCAGTCCGGCAACTTCGACTCCCTGCAACCCGCCGACAGGCTCGCACTCGAATACGCTGAGGGCCTCACAGGTGGTGTGCACGGGGTCAGCGACAGCGAATTTGCGAAAGTGCGCGGCTTCTACAACGATTCGCAAATCGTCGAGATGACCATGACGGTTTGCATCTTCAATTACCTCGACCGCTTTGCCGAGGCTCTGAATCTTCCTGTCGAGAGCTGGGTCCTCGATTCCCCAGCGACGGAACCAGAGGCTGCGGCCAGTCTACCCACGGCGCGCATCGGGCTCATCTCCGATGGAGAGATGAAAGCGACAAGCGACCGCCTGGCCGCCATGAAGGATCCCAAGGTCCCTTCAAACGGCTGGGGAATTGGCTTTGCCAACTCCATGCGCGCACTCCTGCGTTGCCCCGAACTGGCGGACGCTTGGATGAATTTCGGAACCACAGCGCGGCAATCCTGGGTCATCAGCCGCGAAGAACAATTACAGGTTTCATTCGCAGTTTCTCTGGCGAACGGATGCCGCTACTGCACGCTCCACCAAGTGCTCGGTCTCCACAAGCTCGGCGTCTCCATGGGCAAGCTCATGGCCATGAAGAAGGACGATGATGCCCTCACCCCGCGCGAGCACGCCGCCGTTCTCTTCGCTCGCAAACTTGCGCTCGATCCTCCTTCGATCACCGATGCCGATTACCAGACTCTTCGCGCGGCATTTGGAGAACAAGGGGCTCTCGATGTCTTAATGCAGATCTGCAGCTTTGCCGGTTTCAACCGCTTTACCGATGGCCTGCATCTTCCTTCAGAAGACGCAGCGGTACAGACTTACCGCGAGGTCTACCACACAGCCCAGACGAGTACTTCGTCATTGCAATAA
- a CDS encoding TonB-dependent receptor, whose protein sequence is MFWRSLARTGLVGAVSLLAAVQLAAQLTEATLTGVVTDSTGKLVSSSSVEVRNEQTGQTRKGITDNRGAFAMPELPPGAYTVSVTAPGFKVFEQKGLELKVGQTTELNAQLEVGGANEVVVVQADQARVAVASDARLADTIAQEQLTDLPVTQRDVTGLTRLSAGATAIPGNASSTKLSNSPVVTVNGNRYRGNNFVLDGSMDTNPNNTGEPAIVPTLESVEEVQVQTGNFSAEFGRGNGSVVNLRTKSGTNEFHGKAWEYIRNTDVNARNYFATRGTPLVFNQFGGILGGPIFKDKTFFFVSYEGTRNASGQALQFQVETPEFSNYVVTNAPSSVAAGLLKSHPAPRPLPGTNGQKYAGEVDFTPSGSSTPIPELATAAVILGDYSTADQYLGRVDHSFHGGKDKVIGRWISENEYDNGGYSSQPATLGEAARGYLGPFNGFFGDANLGHVHVFDHLVNDARFSFLALDTEVGNPKAVVPQITIVGIQAPFGDIFLNGTRLRTYEWRDTVSIQHGRQLIRTGGEFRKIFKGISLAPPTAGSFFFRTATDFAGDKPFSQTLTVNPYTGEPAGFPRYFTVYESGLFVQDDWKISSRFTLNLGLRHDYFGDASEKHGLLSSFIPGTGSTFDERLATGAVGRVKRLYTPQKLNFSPRVGFAYDPFGDGKSSIRAGFSLAFQPHHGQSIAGARALPPDAIQGVLSPAQGIGTQINYGIPVPYNPQFARGLNAQGGVPGLQITGFVVNPTIKTQYSESWFLNVEHEFPRNWVIEVGYVGTTGVNLERLDDVNRMKGDLISNPNQIGKLHRINPNFGTLTWVTNGVSSSYNAGTVEVRHNVGQLSLQANYRFSKWLDTDSDTQPGQFTDSSEPAKGAEDFNCLHCERGHSMFDIPQRFTASVLWAPNPVKQRSLLAAVADHWELSTITAVQSGRPFSVWNGAPSNLQCNNNGTLTPAPSAGCTSGTLMNTGGDYNLDGGGAIFSGYYDRPNAPKPGTVSSSFSHKRFLTGLFDPNAFPTPSLGQDGTLGRFTYRGPHQINSDVSLARSFSLLDRTRMQLRLDAFNILNYVNLYLPNSDLSLALNSKTGTYSTTSSFGKSIRAFDPRTLQASVKFAF, encoded by the coding sequence ATGTTTTGGAGGTCACTTGCCCGTACAGGGCTCGTAGGCGCAGTGTCGTTGCTCGCCGCAGTACAGTTGGCAGCTCAATTGACGGAAGCGACGCTCACGGGCGTTGTGACCGATTCCACCGGCAAGCTTGTCAGCAGCTCTTCCGTCGAAGTCAGGAACGAGCAAACAGGACAGACCCGCAAGGGCATCACGGACAATCGTGGCGCATTCGCGATGCCCGAGCTTCCTCCTGGCGCGTATACGGTTTCTGTCACGGCGCCCGGATTCAAGGTATTCGAACAGAAGGGTCTGGAACTCAAGGTGGGCCAGACCACTGAGCTCAACGCGCAATTGGAAGTGGGCGGGGCCAACGAGGTGGTTGTCGTCCAAGCCGATCAAGCCAGGGTCGCCGTGGCGAGCGATGCCCGGCTCGCTGACACCATCGCCCAGGAGCAACTCACCGATCTGCCTGTCACGCAGCGCGATGTCACGGGTCTCACTCGCTTGAGCGCAGGCGCAACCGCCATACCAGGGAATGCCAGTTCCACCAAGCTCTCCAACTCACCCGTGGTTACAGTGAACGGGAATCGCTATCGGGGCAACAACTTTGTGCTTGACGGCTCCATGGATACCAATCCCAACAACACCGGCGAGCCCGCCATTGTCCCGACGCTTGAGTCCGTGGAAGAAGTGCAGGTACAAACCGGAAACTTTTCTGCGGAGTTTGGCCGAGGCAACGGTTCGGTCGTCAACCTGCGCACCAAGTCCGGTACGAACGAGTTCCACGGGAAGGCCTGGGAATACATTCGCAATACCGATGTGAACGCACGGAACTACTTCGCGACGCGCGGGACTCCCCTGGTTTTCAATCAATTCGGCGGTATCCTCGGCGGGCCTATTTTCAAGGACAAGACTTTCTTCTTTGTTTCGTATGAAGGAACCCGCAATGCCTCAGGACAGGCTCTGCAGTTCCAGGTGGAGACGCCCGAGTTCAGCAACTACGTTGTGACCAATGCGCCCTCGAGCGTGGCGGCGGGCCTGCTCAAGTCGCATCCGGCCCCCAGGCCATTGCCGGGTACGAATGGGCAGAAGTACGCGGGCGAAGTCGATTTTACTCCTTCGGGATCGAGCACGCCGATCCCTGAACTGGCGACGGCTGCGGTGATCCTGGGTGACTATTCCACCGCCGATCAATATCTGGGAAGAGTCGATCACTCCTTCCACGGTGGCAAGGACAAAGTGATCGGCCGATGGATCTCAGAGAACGAGTATGACAACGGTGGGTACAGCTCGCAACCTGCCACCCTGGGAGAGGCGGCTCGAGGTTACCTGGGGCCGTTCAATGGCTTCTTCGGAGATGCAAATCTCGGACATGTTCATGTCTTCGATCACCTCGTGAATGACGCGCGGTTTTCCTTCCTCGCGTTGGATACCGAAGTTGGAAACCCGAAGGCGGTTGTACCGCAGATCACCATAGTCGGCATTCAGGCGCCATTCGGCGATATCTTCCTGAACGGGACGCGCCTCCGCACTTACGAATGGCGCGATACTGTGAGCATTCAACACGGTCGCCAACTCATCCGCACCGGTGGAGAGTTCCGCAAGATCTTCAAAGGCATCTCTCTCGCACCCCCCACGGCAGGGTCGTTCTTTTTCAGGACAGCGACCGATTTCGCGGGAGATAAGCCCTTCTCGCAGACCCTTACTGTCAATCCCTACACGGGCGAGCCCGCGGGGTTTCCGCGTTATTTCACGGTTTATGAGAGCGGGCTATTCGTCCAGGACGATTGGAAGATCAGCTCGCGCTTCACGTTGAACCTCGGTCTGCGCCACGACTACTTCGGCGATGCATCCGAGAAACATGGCTTGCTCTCGTCCTTCATTCCTGGGACCGGAAGCACCTTCGACGAGCGGCTGGCCACTGGCGCTGTGGGACGAGTCAAGCGGCTCTATACTCCACAAAAGCTCAACTTCTCTCCGCGCGTTGGCTTCGCCTACGACCCGTTTGGAGACGGCAAATCTTCCATCCGCGCGGGGTTCAGCCTCGCTTTCCAACCGCATCACGGCCAATCGATCGCCGGTGCTCGCGCGTTGCCACCGGACGCTATTCAGGGCGTGCTGAGTCCCGCACAGGGCATCGGAACCCAGATCAACTACGGTATTCCCGTCCCCTACAATCCCCAATTTGCCCGAGGCTTGAACGCTCAGGGAGGTGTGCCAGGCCTGCAGATCACCGGATTCGTGGTCAATCCGACCATCAAGACGCAATACAGCGAGAGCTGGTTCCTCAACGTCGAACATGAGTTTCCTAGAAACTGGGTCATCGAGGTGGGTTACGTAGGCACCACCGGTGTGAATCTTGAACGGCTCGACGATGTCAACCGGATGAAGGGCGACTTGATCAGCAACCCCAATCAGATTGGCAAACTGCACCGCATCAACCCCAATTTCGGCACGCTCACCTGGGTCACCAATGGCGTGTCGTCCAGCTACAACGCAGGCACGGTCGAAGTGCGCCACAATGTTGGGCAGTTGTCGCTGCAGGCGAACTATCGCTTCTCAAAGTGGCTCGATACAGACTCCGACACGCAGCCGGGCCAGTTCACCGACAGCTCCGAGCCCGCCAAAGGTGCGGAGGATTTCAACTGCCTGCATTGCGAACGCGGACATTCGATGTTCGACATTCCGCAGCGCTTCACGGCATCGGTGCTCTGGGCGCCCAATCCGGTCAAGCAGCGGAGTCTGCTTGCTGCCGTCGCTGACCACTGGGAACTCTCGACCATTACAGCGGTTCAATCCGGCCGTCCTTTCTCGGTGTGGAACGGCGCCCCTTCCAACTTGCAATGCAACAACAACGGTACGCTGACGCCGGCTCCATCTGCTGGTTGCACCAGCGGAACGCTGATGAATACAGGCGGCGATTACAACCTCGATGGGGGCGGCGCCATTTTCAGCGGCTACTACGATCGTCCCAACGCTCCGAAGCCAGGGACCGTATCCTCTTCGTTTTCCCACAAGCGGTTCCTCACAGGGCTGTTCGATCCCAACGCCTTCCCCACACCCTCGCTAGGTCAGGACGGCACGTTGGGACGCTTCACCTATCGCGGGCCGCACCAGATCAACTCAGACGTCTCACTGGCCCGGAGCTTCTCCCTGCTGGACCGGACTCGGATGCAGCTTCGGCTCGACGCTTTCAACATCCTGAATTACGTCAATCTTTACCTGCCCAACTCTGATCTTTCACTGGCGCTCAATTCCAAGACTGGAACGTATTCGACCACTTCCAGCTTCGGCAAGTCCATACGCGCCTTTGATCCTCGCACGCTGCAGGCCAGCGTCAAATTTGCCTTCTGA
- a CDS encoding NAD(P)/FAD-dependent oxidoreductase, with the protein MKKIVIVGGGYSGFYTALGLEKKLSRNDGAEVILIDPRPYMTYQPFLPEVVAGSIEARHALVSLRKNLPRTRVISGSVIEISHAKKSVVVLPYAGNDYVLNYDVVVVTAGAVTRLYPVAGLKEGAIGLKHVEEAIAIRNRMLASFDRAAGLPFGADRKRLLTAVVVGGGFTGIEGFGELFSLAVSLLRYYPELKLEDLDFRLVQAANRLMPEVSEEIAARVRKSFERRGARVHLNTQVVSVVDGHVVLSTGEQFDAHIIVWAAGNGANPVVARHTDLPIDSRGFLVVRPDLQVGTEDRVINDAWGAGDDASVPDLSGGSRTARTVPNAQNAVRQGRLLATNIVASLHGKPTKPYLHRNLGTIATLGKGRGAFQSGRIGFTGFLAWLIHRAYHLYAIPTWERKARVFAGWCVSFLSGRDIVSIEDAHHPRAAFLRGGSPEHQMTLLCDERATTSVVDPA; encoded by the coding sequence ATGAAGAAGATTGTTATCGTAGGTGGAGGATATTCCGGGTTCTATACCGCCCTGGGACTGGAAAAGAAGCTTTCGCGCAACGATGGGGCTGAGGTCATTTTGATCGATCCACGTCCCTACATGACCTATCAGCCGTTTCTTCCCGAGGTGGTAGCGGGCTCCATTGAGGCGCGCCACGCTCTTGTCTCGTTGCGGAAAAACTTGCCGCGAACACGCGTGATTTCAGGTTCAGTCATTGAAATATCTCACGCAAAGAAATCCGTGGTTGTACTTCCGTATGCGGGGAACGACTACGTATTGAACTACGATGTCGTCGTGGTTACGGCGGGAGCTGTTACACGCTTGTACCCCGTCGCCGGGCTTAAAGAGGGGGCTATTGGCCTCAAGCACGTTGAGGAAGCGATCGCTATCCGCAATCGAATGCTCGCTTCCTTCGACCGGGCCGCCGGATTGCCTTTTGGAGCCGACCGAAAACGCCTTCTTACGGCGGTGGTTGTCGGGGGCGGCTTCACGGGTATAGAAGGGTTTGGTGAGTTATTCTCGCTCGCAGTGAGCTTACTGCGCTACTATCCGGAGCTAAAACTGGAGGACCTCGATTTCCGATTGGTACAGGCGGCCAATCGGCTGATGCCAGAAGTATCCGAGGAGATTGCCGCCCGCGTCAGGAAGTCGTTTGAACGCCGGGGAGCGCGCGTACATCTCAATACCCAGGTGGTCTCCGTAGTTGATGGCCATGTAGTACTTTCGACGGGTGAGCAGTTCGACGCTCATATCATAGTTTGGGCCGCTGGAAACGGTGCCAACCCAGTTGTCGCCAGGCACACCGATCTTCCCATAGATTCTCGCGGTTTCTTGGTCGTCCGACCGGACCTCCAGGTTGGAACGGAAGATCGGGTGATCAACGATGCTTGGGGGGCAGGAGATGACGCGAGCGTTCCGGATCTTTCTGGAGGTTCGCGGACTGCTCGAACTGTGCCGAACGCGCAAAACGCAGTCCGACAAGGCCGTCTCCTAGCCACAAATATTGTGGCGTCTCTTCATGGGAAGCCGACAAAGCCATACCTTCATCGCAATCTAGGCACAATTGCGACCCTCGGTAAGGGACGAGGTGCCTTCCAGTCCGGTCGAATCGGTTTCACCGGCTTCCTGGCCTGGTTGATCCATCGCGCATATCACCTCTACGCAATACCCACTTGGGAACGAAAAGCGCGCGTCTTTGCCGGCTGGTGCGTCAGCTTCCTGTCAGGCAGGGACATCGTCTCAATCGAAGACGCTCACCATCCTCGGGCGGCTTTTCTACGAGGCGGAAGCCCCGAACATCAAATGACGCTTCTGTGCGATGAGCGCGCCACCACGAGTGTGGTCGACCCTGCATGA
- a CDS encoding TetR/AcrR family transcriptional regulator C-terminal domain-containing protein: protein MTHIFRNNRFAQSNLNRNEGTPCVPDESATEVDVHGSPVSTRPSEWFVCFVPGLQRQWWHRFTHPKHKHVFALKTVGEGQWVIYEPWWNRIMVTGLWIDEAVKFLRWGATGSILRVREQIPGDGSQARGWANCAVQISLMLGRPYWCWTPHGLYRRLAAECGVERVDLTEFLETTITSATQKIISDGLGHLPALLRLEPEAALMNVAERISNIMFSPRYLALPRFAVSEGSRFPTAAAAFFTHGPLQVKTAVSAVVSHHCRAAERIHDCELEKLSQAFLSLLRGNLHLEAVLGCETEPSQADLTAREVCGRSPSPVDQRTGAGSEESSMGG, encoded by the coding sequence ATGACGCACATCTTTCGTAACAACAGGTTCGCGCAGTCCAACCTGAACCGGAATGAAGGCACCCCCTGTGTCCCAGATGAATCGGCTACGGAAGTTGACGTTCACGGTTCCCCTGTCAGCACGCGCCCCTCCGAGTGGTTCGTATGTTTCGTGCCCGGGTTGCAGAGACAATGGTGGCACAGGTTCACCCATCCAAAGCACAAACATGTTTTCGCGCTGAAGACAGTTGGAGAGGGCCAGTGGGTCATTTACGAGCCATGGTGGAATCGCATCATGGTGACCGGCCTATGGATCGATGAAGCTGTGAAATTCCTGCGCTGGGGGGCAACCGGCAGCATATTAAGGGTGAGGGAGCAGATACCTGGTGACGGAAGTCAGGCTCGCGGATGGGCAAATTGTGCGGTGCAAATCTCGTTGATGCTGGGCCGCCCCTATTGGTGCTGGACGCCACATGGTCTATATAGAAGGCTCGCAGCAGAATGCGGCGTTGAGCGAGTCGATTTGACCGAGTTCCTTGAAACGACGATCACCTCCGCGACTCAGAAGATAATCAGTGATGGCTTAGGCCATCTGCCTGCTCTTCTGAGACTCGAGCCCGAAGCTGCTCTCATGAACGTCGCAGAACGTATCTCCAACATCATGTTCTCTCCAAGGTATCTGGCACTCCCCCGGTTTGCTGTATCTGAGGGATCCCGGTTTCCCACTGCCGCAGCGGCGTTCTTTACGCACGGACCACTCCAGGTGAAAACAGCAGTTAGCGCTGTCGTTTCTCACCACTGCCGGGCCGCCGAGCGCATTCATGATTGCGAGCTTGAAAAACTGTCGCAAGCCTTCCTGTCCCTGTTGCGTGGGAACCTTCATCTTGAAGCCGTCTTGGGCTGCGAGACCGAACCAAGCCAGGCGGATTTGACGGCTCGCGAAGTCTGCGGTCGAAGCCCTTCTCCGGTGGATCAGAGAACGGGCGCGGGCTCTGAAGAGTCATCGATGGGAGGTTAG
- a CDS encoding TetR/AcrR family transcriptional regulator C-terminal domain-containing protein, protein MENDTANNEARTEIIAKVAFVLRQERATATYIESAVGKAGIDRELIIAVFGSMHGLILEMISELTDVLVRPLHRSQIHQTLRDVLIEFGGCVVDTHSTSHLVALYRIALTEATRHSGIGRKFFERGPGRLTTCLAQYLERISAEFNRCQIDNSMRLADAFLSLLGDNLELFNERASAGKGCVQNQDDAVIEAVDLFCRGILAEAQ, encoded by the coding sequence ATGGAAAACGATACAGCCAACAATGAAGCGAGAACCGAGATCATCGCGAAAGTTGCCTTTGTGCTGCGGCAAGAGCGGGCGACAGCCACTTATATCGAGTCGGCGGTCGGCAAGGCTGGCATTGATCGAGAGTTAATCATTGCTGTGTTTGGATCGATGCACGGCCTAATCCTGGAGATGATATCCGAATTGACCGACGTGCTCGTACGGCCTTTGCATCGCTCACAAATCCACCAAACATTGCGTGACGTTCTCATCGAGTTCGGAGGTTGCGTCGTTGACACCCACTCCACCTCTCATCTGGTTGCGCTCTATCGGATAGCGCTGACCGAGGCCACGAGACACTCGGGAATCGGCCGAAAGTTTTTCGAGAGAGGTCCTGGGAGACTCACTACGTGCCTTGCACAATACCTGGAACGAATATCCGCAGAATTCAACAGGTGTCAGATAGACAACTCGATGCGCCTCGCTGATGCATTCCTCAGCCTCCTAGGAGACAACCTTGAGCTCTTCAATGAGAGGGCCAGCGCAGGAAAAGGATGCGTCCAGAATCAAGACGATGCGGTGATTGAGGCCGTTGACTTGTTTTGCCGGGGCATCCTGGCGGAGGCGCAATGA
- a CDS encoding DHA2 family efflux MFS transporter permease subunit: MATTTMNPELAAVDRPSGTSDRVTVKTWIGVVGVLLGCFVAVLNIIVTNSSLRDIAGTLGASADEISWVPTSYLVAEIVVIPLTAWLSEAFSLKKYLLVNSILFVFFSVCCGQAHSLDLMILFRVLQGFTGGVLIPLSFVVILTYLPAPKQPVGMALFSITATFAPAIGPLLGGWLTDNYGWPFIFYMNVVPGLLLIASVWFTMENQPMKLGLLKRGDWGGIVTMAVGLAAFEVVLEDGNRKDWFGDPGIVRLAWIAAIFIPAFVLIELDKKEPLVDLRLFARRTFAMGSIVNVILGIGLYGVVFILPLYLGQIHGYDASQIGTVIIWLGMPQLIIIPLVPKLMEHIDARIIIGIGVLFFGGSSFLTAHLDTNFAGPQFYIPLVIRAIGQPLIMVPLSAVTTSGMAKGRESGSASALFNMMRNIGGSIGIAGLSTLLSVRERFHSERIGESVTVYSGAVQERLEHSAAYFRFQGSDPSSAKMRAIGALGGIVRREAFLLAYSDCFLMLGCVLLASAFALFFMKKAHITGAVGGH; the protein is encoded by the coding sequence TTGGCAACCACTACGATGAATCCGGAGCTAGCTGCGGTAGATCGCCCTTCCGGCACCTCGGATCGAGTGACGGTGAAAACGTGGATCGGTGTGGTCGGGGTCCTTCTTGGCTGCTTTGTGGCGGTGCTGAATATCATTGTTACGAATTCCTCACTGCGCGACATCGCAGGGACGCTTGGGGCCAGCGCAGACGAGATTTCATGGGTGCCGACGTCCTATCTGGTCGCTGAGATCGTCGTGATCCCCCTTACAGCATGGCTGTCCGAGGCCTTTTCGCTGAAGAAATATCTGCTGGTGAACTCGATCTTGTTCGTGTTCTTTTCGGTTTGTTGCGGACAAGCGCACTCGCTGGACTTGATGATTCTCTTCCGAGTCCTGCAGGGGTTCACAGGCGGGGTCCTGATTCCTCTCTCATTCGTCGTCATACTGACCTACTTGCCCGCACCGAAGCAGCCCGTAGGGATGGCATTGTTCAGCATCACCGCCACATTTGCGCCAGCCATCGGACCTCTGCTCGGAGGCTGGCTGACTGACAATTACGGTTGGCCATTCATCTTTTACATGAACGTCGTTCCCGGACTCCTGCTGATCGCGTCGGTTTGGTTCACCATGGAAAACCAGCCGATGAAACTGGGTTTGCTGAAGAGGGGTGATTGGGGCGGAATCGTTACCATGGCAGTCGGCCTGGCTGCATTCGAAGTCGTCCTCGAAGATGGAAATCGTAAGGATTGGTTTGGCGATCCAGGCATCGTCAGGTTGGCCTGGATCGCGGCGATCTTTATCCCCGCCTTCGTCCTCATTGAGCTCGACAAGAAAGAACCGCTCGTCGATCTTCGCCTCTTTGCGCGCCGGACCTTCGCAATGGGTAGCATCGTTAACGTGATTCTTGGAATCGGCCTCTATGGCGTCGTCTTCATCCTGCCGTTATACCTCGGACAAATTCACGGCTACGATGCCTCTCAGATCGGCACGGTCATCATCTGGCTGGGTATGCCGCAACTGATTATCATCCCGCTCGTGCCGAAGCTGATGGAACATATCGACGCTCGGATCATCATTGGCATTGGCGTCCTGTTTTTCGGCGGCAGTTCCTTCTTAACCGCACACCTGGATACGAATTTTGCCGGTCCGCAGTTCTACATCCCGCTCGTCATCCGCGCGATCGGCCAGCCTCTCATCATGGTTCCGCTTTCCGCAGTCACAACGTCAGGTATGGCGAAGGGGCGCGAAAGCGGTTCGGCTTCTGCGCTCTTCAACATGATGCGAAACATCGGCGGTTCGATTGGTATTGCCGGACTGTCAACGCTCCTCTCCGTCAGAGAGCGGTTCCACTCAGAGCGGATCGGAGAATCAGTGACCGTCTATTCAGGCGCCGTCCAGGAACGCCTGGAGCACTCGGCAGCCTACTTCAGGTTCCAGGGCAGCGACCCATCTTCGGCCAAAATGCGAGCGATTGGCGCGCTCGGCGGGATAGTCCGTCGCGAGGCATTTCTGCTCGCGTATAGTGATTGCTTTCTGATGCTGGGCTGCGTGTTGCTCGCAAGCGCCTTCGCTCTTTTCTTCATGAAGAAAGCGCACATAACAGGTGCCGTGGGTGGACACTGA